The Leishmania braziliensis MHOM/BR/75/M2904 WGS CADA00000000 data, contig 67, whole genome shotgun sequence DNA window AGTGCTTGCGTACGATATTCGCTATAATGTTCCACTCGCTCGACTCGGGGCCGTAGAGTCCCGTTCCCAGCGCCTTCAGCGAAACGTAGCTTTCCATGTAGTCAGGATCACCGGACACCTTTCGCAGGACgagtgagagaaagaggatgGGAAGGACAAGGGCACATGCCTCCTCCAAGCAGAGGGCGACGCACGTGCGCTCGTCGCTGAGGTTGAGGTCTGTGTTGATGTTCCGCCGCTTCATGATGAGCTTCTCTTCACACTTCTTTATACGCGCCTCCCgcttcgccgcagcagcactgccctcCGGTACCCTGGAGTTGTGGCGGGAGCCGCGTGCGGCGTCATTGCCGTGCCCCGGCaccggcacagcagcactgccgtccCGCAAGCggccctccgcccctcctATCGGCAGGTGGAACTCCTCCTGCTCTGCCATGGTGATGTGGTGCGCCAAAGTGCTCTTCCCAGGCACAAAGCCAGGCAGCGACTTCCGCAGCATGTACAGATTGCACCCAGGCACGATCACAAGTCCAGTGTCGAAGTTCCACCCCGTGTAGTGGTAGgtcaggcgctgcgcaggagagcgcagctgcgcttgcgCGGTGCGGCTCACAGTCTCCTGAACGCTCAGACGAATACTGCGAAGCAGGATCAGCGGAATCAGCGCCGACTGCGTAGGTGTCCACGGGCAGCCAGAGGCATAcaggtggcggtgctgatcGCTGCCAAGGGAGAGAATGTTCCGGCTGCCCGCGTGGGAGCTGGCCCCCATCGAGCTGTGAAAATCCCGGTCGCCACTCAACGGCCTCGGCACGTTTTCCATGATCAGATGACTCAGGTACTCGTGCGGG harbors:
- a CDS encoding sodium stibogluconate resistance protein, putative, translating into MTTTPAADMVTVLQSSLTAYVRGHRAGRALCFFIISTPRFCALLRCERGNLGDGGGFIDYEKRRNLKLGSEHYTDFSSDPQSSDRRGQKWRTMDRTASLFFTLGLLEANCRHSYLVFLVNYCAVLIRTLPRIKERKTCRRVIQNVQDHMEAIMQSLTYLANDYPHEYLSHLIMENVPRPLSGDRDFHSSMGASSHAGSRNILSLGSDQHRHLYASGCPWTPTQSALIPLILLRSIRLSVQETVSRTAQAQLRSPAQRLTYHYTGWNFDTGLVIVPGCNLYMLRKSLPGFVPGKSTLAHHITMAEQEEFHLPIGGAEGRLRDGSAAVPVPGHGNDAARGSRHNSRVPEGSAAAAKREARIKKCEEKLIMKRRNINTDLNLSDERTCVALCLEEACALVLPILFLSLVLRKVSGDPDYMESYVSLKALGTGLYGPESSEWNIIANIVRKHLEE